From Patescibacteria group bacterium:
AACTCAAGGGGACGTTGCACTTTCGCTCCCGATGGTCGCTCACCCTCGCCTAACAGCGGATATGAGGTTCGGCTCTTGCAGAGCCTCTACCCAAATTGCTTCGCAACAACTCATATCCGCAAACGTTAGCTGAAATATTCCTTTTCTTTTCTGGGCTATCGCCCAATTGTTTTAAAAAATTTTTCAAATTTCTTTTTCTTTAATTATAGAGGGGATATAAGGTGCGTTTTCTCCGCTCCACTACGAAAACGATTTATTTATAAGGGGAAATAAAATATAATAAAAATATTAAGTAACTTGGAATAAATTTATGAATCAAATTGTTTATATTTTAAAAAATGAATCAATGCCAGAGTATGTAAAAATTGGTTTTACCCATGGCGATGTTGAAGAAAGACTTAAACAATTAGACCGTACGGGTGTGCCACTTCCGTTTGAGGTTTATTATGCAGCAACAGTAACAAATGCTGAAAAAGAGGAAAAATGGCTACATTCCATTTTTGCCGATCGTCGAGCACGAGACAGTCGTGAGTTTTTTAAGATGAACCCGGAATATGCGGCGCTTGCATTAAAACGAGTAGAAATTAGAGAAACCAAAATTGATAGCGGATTAACCCCAGAGCAAGAAAAAGAAGTTGATGAAGTAAAAGAAAGACGCTCAAGATTTCATTTTGCAAAATATAAAATACCTGTCGGATCAAAGCTAACTTTCACAAGAGATTCAAATATAGTTGCCGAAGTAGTAGATAACGACAAAATAAAAATCGACGGCAAGGTGAACAGTTTGTCTGGTTTTGCTATGGAATTGTTGGGTTATCAAAGACGACCACAAGGGACTCTATATTTTGAGTTTGAAGACGAAATTTTAGATGACAGACGAAGAAGATTGGACGAGGGAGAACCAACAGAACAAGAGATTGAAGCGGCTGGAGATGCATGGATGCAACAGCAAGCTGATTTAGAAAGAGGAAAATAAAATTATGACAGCAAAATCTTTAAATAAAAATTTGCGCAATGCAAGTAAAGCCAAAAAAGACGAGTTTTATACTCAAATTGTTGATATTGAAAAAGAACTCAAGCACTACAAGAAACAATTTCGAGGCAAGATTGTTTATTGTAATTGTGATGATCCATACGAGAGCAACTTTTTTAAATACTTCGCATCCAACTTTAATGCCCTTGGATTAAAAAAGATTATCGCCACGAGTTACAGTGGTTCACCGATTATTGGAGGCCAATTACCTCTATTTCAAATGGCTGGCTCAAAGGGCAAACAACCGCTCAAAATTGAGATTAAAGAAGTGCCAGACATAGATAAAGATGGGGCAATAAACCTTGACGATGTTAAGTATTTGCTCAAACATGATAAAAACACCGCCACCCCATTAAAAAGTAGCGGCGATTTTCGAAGTGATGAGTGTATAAAACTACTAAAGCAAGCCGATATAGTCGTAACCAATCCGCCGTTTTCTTTGTTCCGTGAATACTTGGCTCAACTGATGGAATACAATAAGAAATTTTTAATTCTCGGCGATCAAAATAACATAACTAAAAAAGACATTTTTAAATTTATAAAGGAAAATAAAGTATGGCTTGGTTACGATAATGGTGGCACAAAGTGGTTCCAGGTGCCAGATGATTATGATATTGCAACCGAGTCAAGAAAAAAAATTGTAAATGGAATCAAGTACTTCAGTATGGGGAGAATTTTGTGGTTTACTAATCTTGAAACTACCAAGCGGCACGAGAATATTGTGTTGTATAAAAAATATGTACCTGAAGAATTTCCTAAGTATGACAACTACAATGCCATTAACATTGACAAGGTTTCCGACATTCCAAAGAATTATAATAGAGTAATGGGTGTTCCGATAACATTTATTGATAAATATAATCCCGAACAGTTTGAACTATTGGGAATTATGAATACAGGCGAAAAAAATATAGGCATAAGATACAAAGGGACACCACACGGAAGACCGCTTGTGAACGGGGTTGAAAAGTATCTTCGTATTTTAATAAAAATAAAAAAACTAAAAAAATAATATGAAAATCGATCTACATAAAATCACAATTCGTAAAGTTATAGCTGGCTATAAAGATAGCGCCGAAGAAGGCGTAACGGCGTACGATGACAAATTAAATATTCGTCCAAAATATCAACGTGAGTTTGTATACAAGGAAAAACAACGCAATGCAGTAATAGAAACTATCAAAAATAGCTTTCCGCTAAATGTGATGTATTGGATGATTAGAGAAGATGGCGGTTACGAAGTATTGGACGGACAACAGCGCACAATCAGTATTGGGCAGTATGTTACTGGCGATTTTTCACTGAACGACCGCTTTTTTCATAATTTAACCAAAGAGGAGCAGGAGAAAATTTTAGATTATGAATTGATGATTTATTTTTGCGAAGGCACGGACAAAGAACGACTGGATTGGTTTAGGATTATCAATATTGCCGGTGAAAAACTGACTGATCAGGAGATCCGCAATGCGGTTTATACTGGCCCATGGCTCTCGGACGCCAAATTAAAATTCAGCAAATCAAATTGTGTGGCGTACTTATTGGCAAATGACGGTGGCTCGCTTGTTAGTGGCTCACCAATACGACAAGAATATTTAGAAACAGCACTTTCTTGGATAAATGATGGCAAAATCGAAGATTACATGGCTAAACACCAGCACGATAAAAGTGCCGATGAGCTATGGGATTATTTTCAAAATGTAATTGCGTGGGCACGAGAGGCTTTTACTAATTATCGCCGAGAAATGAGCAATGTGCCTTGGGGCGTGCTATACAACCAATTCAATAGTAAAAAAATTGATTCAAAGAAACTGGAAAAGGAAATAGCAAAGTTGATGCAGGACGAAGATGTGACTAAAAAATCCGGCATTTATGAATATGTTTTAACTAGAAATGAAAAGTTTTTGAATATACGAGCTTTCACCGAAAAAATGAAGCGTGAAGCATATGAGAGACAAAAAGGAATTTGTCCGCATTGTAAAGGCAAGAATAAAAAAAAGAAATGGGAAATTGAAGAAATGGAAGCCGACCATATAAAGCCTTGGCACGAAGGCGGAAAAACAACTGCAGTAAATTGCCAAATGTTATGCAAACAAGACAATAGAACTAAATCAGGAAAATAAAGACAATATATTACACCGAATGGAAGAATAAGGTATTTTATCATCCTACTTAAAAAAATTATTATTAAAAACAATGTCAATAATAGCAGACATAATAGATTGGTCTGGTGGTAAACCAATATTTCTCCAGGAGGCCATTGGACGAATTATCCAAAAAAACGTCTTATCAGATGATGATATTTTAGAATTAACATTAATTTGCAAATCGGAGCAAGGACTAACAAAATATCAAGGAAATTTAATAGATCTAAAAAAAGTAAAAGAATCTTTAAAAGAGTCCGATGTATCTAACGCTGTTTCTGTGATAAAAATTTTTTCGACGGAAAATATAAATGCTTTACAAAACAATTCTGAAATAGATATTGAAGAAAAAGGATTAACGGTTATATATGGTGACAATGGATCGGGAAAATCTAGTTATGTCAGTATATTGAAACAAGTTTGCAACACGAGAGGAAGTATTCCCACAATTAATAAAAACCTTTTTATTGGATCTGCCGCGCAACAAAATCAAAAAGCCAAAATACAGTACAAAACAGGAGAAAATGTGGCTTCGGTTACTTGGGAAAACAACAATTCAGACAGTAACATATTGAAGGCAGTGCACATATACGACACAAAAAGTGCAAGTTCTTATATTGAAGATGAAGATGAAATCGCTTTTATCCCTTCGGGTTTATTAATCGTAGAACAACTCGCCAATGTATGTAATAGGATTGAAGAAAATCTCAGAAAAGAAATAGGACAAATAGAATCAAGAAAACTTGATTATTCATTTTTAATTAATGAAGAAGGTAATGGAATTCAAACTTTTTTAAAAAACCTTAGTGCAAGAAGTGATCTAAAAACATTAGACAATATCTCAAATTTTACGACTGACGATGAAAAGTTGCTAAAAGCAACAGAACAAGAAATCGCAAAATTAAAAACACTAGATCCTGCTCAAAAAATATCTGAAAATAATAAAATTATATCTCGTTTTAACTCTCTAAAAGCAAGGTACGAGCAGATACTATCTAAATTATCTATTGAAAAAATTGAAGAAATAAAAAAAGACGTTCTAAAGAGCACTGAACTTCAAAGCGCAAGCAAAGCTCTCACCGAACAAACCTTTTCGGATTTACCACTGAAAAGTATTGGGTCTCAACCATGGAAAGTATTATGGGAAAGCGCAAAGAGATTTTATCAATATTCTGAATCAAAAAATTTTCCTGACCACGACGAAAGCTCAGTGTGCCCTCTTTGTTTACAAAATTTAAGTGATGAGGCAAAAGAAAGATTTAAAAATCTCGAGGCATTCGTACAGTCAGATATACAAAATCAAATAAACGCCATTGGGATTAAATTGCGTCAGTCAAGTCAAGAAATTTCGAGTATTAATTTGAATTTTTCGGAAATTGAAACCACCCTTAATGAACTCGATGAAATATCTAGTAATTTTAAGCAACGGCACGCAAATCAAATAGATACAATTAATAAGTACGTAATTTCTGTAATGAACTTACTTGCAGGACGAGAAAGCCCTGGGTCATTTAATGCGCAAGAGCTATCTATAGATCTGATTGAAGTAATAAAGAAAATTGTAGAAAAAATTGAGGAAGAAAATAAGACGCTGTTACAAAAATCATATCAAAAAGACCTTGAAGCACAAGCAAAGACTCTTTCATTGCTAAAATCTAAAAAAGATTTATCTGAAAATAAAGAAAAAATAAAAGACGAGATAAAAAGACAACGTTTTGTAGATGGTCTATTTTTATGTATACGAACTTGCAACACGAGACATATTTCAATTTTAAGCAACACATTATCAGAACAGTACATCACAGAAACGCTCAAAAATAACTTTACAGATGAACTAAAAAGACTTGGTTTTACTGGAGTAGAAATAGTTACATCAACTCGAAGTAGAAGCGGAAAACAATATCATTTTCTTGAATTAGATTCATCATATGGAAGTAACGCGAACTTGAAGGAAATACTAAGCGAGGGAGAACACAGATGTATTTCTTTGGCTACGTTTTTGTCGGAACTTTCCATTTCAGGACATAAATCTTCAATTATATTTGATGATCCGGTCTCTTCTCTAGATCATAAATGGCGAAAAAAAATTGCTAAAAGAATTGTAGAAGAATCACAGGAAAGACAGGTTATTGTTTTTACACATGACATTACTTTTTTAATGAACCTTCAAGAGTTTGATGACGAAATAAAAATCCAAAGCTTGACTAGAAAAAAATTTGAAACTGGCATATCCTCAAAAAATCCACCATGGGATGCATTATCTACAAAAAATAGAATCAAAATATTAAAGGAATACTTACAGCAATTAGAAGAGGCCAAAAATACTGAAACAGAAGAAATTTATAAAGAAAAATCTAAAGTATTTTATGGACAACTTCGTGAAGCATGGGAAAGATGTATTGAGGAGGTTGTTTTGAATGAATCTGTACAAAGATTTGGTCGTTCTATACAAACTAAACGACTAGAAAAAGTTGTTGATTTAACGGAGGAAGACTATAAAATTATTGAAGATAATATGGAAGAATGTTCAACTTATCTTACGGGCCATGATAGTGCAGGAGAATTAATTGAAGAGGCGCCCACAATTGAAGAAACAAAAAATGACTTAGCCGCTTTAGAAATTTTTACAAAAACCATACACAAGAGAAGACAATAAGGAGTTTTGGGCTACGGGCATTCACCCCTTTAATTCCCCTCTGCCCTTCGCCCAAAACGGAAAAAGAAATTTTAAAATTTTTTAAAACAATTCCGACTGCTGTCGGATAAAAGAAAAGGAATACATCAGCTAACACGGCATATCTGGTTACGGTTCGCCTCCGGCGAGCCTCCACCCATATTTTACTTCGCTTCGCTCTGTAAAACATCAGATATGCCGAAACGTTATACGAAATTCACTCCGCCCCACCTCAAAGACAAACTTTTATAAAATAGCTTAAATCTATCTAAAATATGGATCAAAAATTTCAAAAAATCAAAGAAGCTGTAGAAAAGGAACTTTCCTGTTCTGCTCACAATATGGATCATGTAATGAGAGTTTATAATCTTTCTTTGCATCTTGCTGAAAATAAAGATATTGATTTAGATGTTCTCAAAGCATCTGCTTTATTACATGATATCGCAAGAGTCAAAGAAGATAATGATCATACTGGAAAAACCGATCATGCAATCTTAAGCTCTGAAATGGCAGTGCCAATTTTAAAAGAACTTGATTTTTCAGAAGAACAAATTAAGCACATTCAAGATTGCATAATCTCACACAGATACAGAACAGGAAATGAAGCTAAAACCAAAGAAGCTCAAATTCTATTTGACGCAGATAAATTAGACACTCTTGGTGCAATCGGAATTGCAAGAAGTTTTGTCTGGGTTGGAAGAAATAACGCCAAAATTTATACAGATACCAATATTGAAAAATATATAGATGAAAATTTAGGCGGAAAAATAAACGGAAGAATCCAAGACAAAACTAAACATAGTCCGCAAATAGAATTTGAAACGAAATTGAAATTTTTGATCACTAAGTTGCATACTGATAAAGCTAAAGAAGTATGCAAAGAAAGAATTGAATTTTATAAAAGTTTTTTAGATAGATTAAAAAGCGAAATTAATGGTGAACTATAAAACGGTGGGGCTCCGTGAACTCAAGGGGACGCTGCGCTTTCACTCCACTTCGTTTCGTTCACCCTCGTATAACAAGGGATAAAAGGAAAATTGCTCGGCTCGCAATTTTCCCAAATTTTTCTTTCACTCCGTTCCAGAAAAACTTCTTTTATCCCCGATGTTATACGAAATAATTAAATTCTTTTGGCTATCGCCAAAAATTATTGGGGCAAATTTTTATTTTATTTTTTAGAACATGAACAAAAACCAAATCATAACATTATCAGGATATAGTATCATCCATGGGATTATAGACCTATGCTGTGCAGTGGTTGTTTTTAGTACATTACTATATCATGGTTATGATGCAAAAGATGTCTTTATTTTTGTCGTGGCTTACAATGTAATAGCTTTTGGACTACAAGCACCTTTTGGATTTTTAGTGGATAGATATCAAGTCCCCAAAGAAAGCGCTTTAATTGGTTGTATTTTAGTTTTATCTTCTTTTTTTATATTTAGTATACCTGCTTTGGTTATAATATTATCAGGATTAGGAAATGCTTTTTTTCATGTTGGCGGAGGAAGTATCAGTTTAAATTTTAATCCAACCAAAGCAACTGCACCGGGGATTTTTGTTGCGCCGGGCGCGCTAGGGCTAACAATCGGAATCATGGTTGGTAAAAGCGGATCATTTATTTCTTGGCCTTTTGTTTTATTGCTTATTGCTTCATGTCTATTTATTATCTCTAGAAAAATCCCAGAAATTAACTATCAAAAAATATCGGCCAAACCAAAAATTAAGTACTTTGAATTAATTATCATATTGCTTTTACTTTCTGTCGCAATAAGGGCTCTTTATGGCTTAGCCGCCGCTTGGAAAACTGACTTTAACTTATTATTGATTTTGACCTTTGCAATAGTCGCTGGCAAGGCATTAGGTGGAATTTTTGCTGATAAGTTTGGATGGATAAAAACCGCAATTTTTGCGTTGGTAGTTTCAGCTCCCTTGCTTGCTTTTTTCCAAAGTTCACCAATACTAGCTATAACTGGTGCATTTTTATTTCAAATGACCATGCCAATAACATTAACTGCTCTATCGAACATGCTTCCAGGCAGATCAGCCACTGCTTTTGGTTTAACGGTTTTAGCTTTGATTATAGGCGTTATTCCTACTTACATTGGAGCCAAGCCATTTTTAAACAATCAATGGATAACTCTTGCAATTGTAGCCATATCTGCAAGTTCGCTACTAATTAGTTTCAAATTTTTGTATAATTATTTCAAAGGTCAACTTAAAATTAATTTATAATTTAATCAAAATAGCTTATGAAAAAAATCAAAACAGTCTTAATAACCCTTTCCTTCTTCGCAGTTTCATCGCTAATGTTTGCACAAAATGCGCTAGCGGATTTACTGCCTCCTCCTGATGGCGGATGGGACACTCCAAGCAGACCAAACATCAATCCAGAACCAAAAACTTTTATTGATTTAATTGAACCACAACATATTGTTATTGGCGGAGCAGTTTTGGCTGTAGTAATAATATCTTTTGTAGTGCTCTTTAAAATGAGAAAAAAATGAGATTAGAATACTATTTTCTAGCTCTAATTTTAACTCTAATAATTGAGCTATCCATAGCTTATGTTTTTGGATTTAGGAGTAAAAAAAACATTGTTACGATTATTTTTGCTAATTTCATAACACACCCCTTGCTTTGTTATTTTTTATGGATGAATTCAGTTATCTTTGTTATTCCAATTAATTACATTTCAATTATTGTTTTAGAGGTATTGGTTGCATTATTAGAATCAGCTCTATTATTTTTAGCACTAAAACAAAAATACTTAGATATGTTAAAATTATCATTTGGTATAAACATAGTATCTTTTCTTGTTGGTTTATTAATATTCAAAAATAATTTTTAAATAAGGAAAAATAAAATAAAAATTTGCCCCAATAATAACTCGCTATCGCTCGTTGAATTTAATTACATCATATAACAGCGTGTATGAGGCTACGGCTTTTTACAAAAGCCTTCGCCCAAATTGCTTCGCAACTTCTCATACGCGCGAACGTTATACGTCGTAATAAAAATCCTCCTTATATTTTTTAATAATTTTGGTAACTTATAAAATTATGAAAACACTAGAACAAAGAGAACCGCAATCAACACCAAATCAAGAATTAGACAATCTTAAAAAAGAATTGGAAGAAAAAGGATATGTCGTGACAGAAACATCCCAACGTGGACAAAAGACTGATGTTACTATAAAAAATGATCTTGGTC
This genomic window contains:
- a CDS encoding GIY-YIG nuclease family protein — protein: MNQIVYILKNESMPEYVKIGFTHGDVEERLKQLDRTGVPLPFEVYYAATVTNAEKEEKWLHSIFADRRARDSREFFKMNPEYAALALKRVEIRETKIDSGLTPEQEKEVDEVKERRSRFHFAKYKIPVGSKLTFTRDSNIVAEVVDNDKIKIDGKVNSLSGFAMELLGYQRRPQGTLYFEFEDEILDDRRRRLDEGEPTEQEIEAAGDAWMQQQADLERGK
- a CDS encoding adenine-specific methyltransferase EcoRI family protein; translated protein: MTAKSLNKNLRNASKAKKDEFYTQIVDIEKELKHYKKQFRGKIVYCNCDDPYESNFFKYFASNFNALGLKKIIATSYSGSPIIGGQLPLFQMAGSKGKQPLKIEIKEVPDIDKDGAINLDDVKYLLKHDKNTATPLKSSGDFRSDECIKLLKQADIVVTNPPFSLFREYLAQLMEYNKKFLILGDQNNITKKDIFKFIKENKVWLGYDNGGTKWFQVPDDYDIATESRKKIVNGIKYFSMGRILWFTNLETTKRHENIVLYKKYVPEEFPKYDNYNAINIDKVSDIPKNYNRVMGVPITFIDKYNPEQFELLGIMNTGEKNIGIRYKGTPHGRPLVNGVEKYLRILIKIKKLKK
- a CDS encoding DUF262 domain-containing protein — its product is MKIDLHKITIRKVIAGYKDSAEEGVTAYDDKLNIRPKYQREFVYKEKQRNAVIETIKNSFPLNVMYWMIREDGGYEVLDGQQRTISIGQYVTGDFSLNDRFFHNLTKEEQEKILDYELMIYFCEGTDKERLDWFRIINIAGEKLTDQEIRNAVYTGPWLSDAKLKFSKSNCVAYLLANDGGSLVSGSPIRQEYLETALSWINDGKIEDYMAKHQHDKSADELWDYFQNVIAWAREAFTNYRREMSNVPWGVLYNQFNSKKIDSKKLEKEIAKLMQDEDVTKKSGIYEYVLTRNEKFLNIRAFTEKMKREAYERQKGICPHCKGKNKKKKWEIEEMEADHIKPWHEGGKTTAVNCQMLCKQDNRTKSGK
- a CDS encoding AAA family ATPase, producing the protein MSIIADIIDWSGGKPIFLQEAIGRIIQKNVLSDDDILELTLICKSEQGLTKYQGNLIDLKKVKESLKESDVSNAVSVIKIFSTENINALQNNSEIDIEEKGLTVIYGDNGSGKSSYVSILKQVCNTRGSIPTINKNLFIGSAAQQNQKAKIQYKTGENVASVTWENNNSDSNILKAVHIYDTKSASSYIEDEDEIAFIPSGLLIVEQLANVCNRIEENLRKEIGQIESRKLDYSFLINEEGNGIQTFLKNLSARSDLKTLDNISNFTTDDEKLLKATEQEIAKLKTLDPAQKISENNKIISRFNSLKARYEQILSKLSIEKIEEIKKDVLKSTELQSASKALTEQTFSDLPLKSIGSQPWKVLWESAKRFYQYSESKNFPDHDESSVCPLCLQNLSDEAKERFKNLEAFVQSDIQNQINAIGIKLRQSSQEISSINLNFSEIETTLNELDEISSNFKQRHANQIDTINKYVISVMNLLAGRESPGSFNAQELSIDLIEVIKKIVEKIEEENKTLLQKSYQKDLEAQAKTLSLLKSKKDLSENKEKIKDEIKRQRFVDGLFLCIRTCNTRHISILSNTLSEQYITETLKNNFTDELKRLGFTGVEIVTSTRSRSGKQYHFLELDSSYGSNANLKEILSEGEHRCISLATFLSELSISGHKSSIIFDDPVSSLDHKWRKKIAKRIVEESQERQVIVFTHDITFLMNLQEFDDEIKIQSLTRKKFETGISSKNPPWDALSTKNRIKILKEYLQQLEEAKNTETEEIYKEKSKVFYGQLREAWERCIEEVVLNESVQRFGRSIQTKRLEKVVDLTEEDYKIIEDNMEECSTYLTGHDSAGELIEEAPTIEETKNDLAALEIFTKTIHKRRQ
- a CDS encoding HD domain-containing protein; translation: MDQKFQKIKEAVEKELSCSAHNMDHVMRVYNLSLHLAENKDIDLDVLKASALLHDIARVKEDNDHTGKTDHAILSSEMAVPILKELDFSEEQIKHIQDCIISHRYRTGNEAKTKEAQILFDADKLDTLGAIGIARSFVWVGRNNAKIYTDTNIEKYIDENLGGKINGRIQDKTKHSPQIEFETKLKFLITKLHTDKAKEVCKERIEFYKSFLDRLKSEINGEL